TACTCATTTCAGTCTTAGATtctgctttttttttgttctgttctGGCTTCTCAGATCTTTGCATATTGATTTTATTATAAACAGATAGGAACTCCCCCCCCCAAAAAAGGCAAACGTTGTTACACAGTTTTAATACATGTCTGCTAACATACTCTGGTTCACTGTGGTGAGCAGCTATATCGTTCAAACTAAATGTTTCTCGAGGATTTTGTCGAGACAGAAGTACAGTAGCTACAATAACAGTGATGGTGCAGACAATAGTGATGGCGTCAGCACGCCAATTCAGAACCTCTCCGTCCAAATGGCCATTGTGTATTTTGCATCGTGGTTGCTTCTTCTGCCCATTGCTCGTATTTGGAATATCACGACGTTGAAGAGTAGCGCCCTCGAAAGTGGTGCAGAGAGCTCTTCTAGTTTGAACCTGGTGAGGAGCACGGACAACTTCTTTGACGAGACGACAAACGGGTCGAGATGGACTCGTATTAGGGAGAGGTTTCGCTTCTGTAGCAAGATCCTCCTCCTGTCCATACTCCTCGTGATCCCCATAATTTCGTACACGGTAGCATTGTCGCTCTCCCCAGCGTTTGACGTCACTTTGATCCAAAACACGTCCACTTTTGAGATCGTCACTCTTCTCTACGGAGTCTTCAATATCGCCAAGCGGAAGAACGTGTTCCGGAACTTCGTCATTATGATGGTCGCTCTGATGGGGATTCTCATCGTGTCGTACACTAACGCGACGTGCGACTTACTCGCGGGGAAATTGTCCATCAACAAGGAAACTGGGGAAGTGAACGACCCGTTCCTTTTCGATAGACTGAAGGCATCGTTACTCTGCGGACTGTGTTCGCTCGCATTGGGACCCTTTGCAGTGCTTTCGCAAAAATGGCTCACCAACCAAAGGGCGGAAACGAACAGGAAAactcttttcttcatcacAATCACCTGTATCGTTCTGCTACTACCTCTACTGCCAAAGGATTCGAAATTTTTTGCCACCATGGCTGAGGATAACCTAGGctgttttcttctgttAGGTATTGTCGGTGGTATCGTCCCCAACGTCATCTCGATAATAATGCTAAACAAATGCTCCGCCCCAGAGTTCATCACCACAACAAATCTAGCGATTATAGTGTTAATGGGGTTATCACAGTGGATATGCGAGTCTAATGAAACATTTATTGTCAGATGGGAGGTTATTGGCTACCTCATGTTAACAGTGAGCGGGCTGGCTTTGTTCTTCACTCTACGCCCTGTGAAGAATAGAAACTAGGATATCCCGTAGAGTGTGTCTTCGTCATTTACAATGCCAGTCCTTTGGCTCAGTGGAAGGGACTAGATTTAAATTCCTGTCCCTTCTCTCATACATACTCTGTCCTGTGGAATccaatattttatttatatttACAGACGTGTGCACAGTtggtatatatattgtagTAATATCATGCCTTTTCCGAAAGAGAGCACAGCGACATCATCGCATGTGCTTTACCACCAAAAgctcttgttttttttggccAGTTTTTCTCTCTCCGCCTTTGGAAGGTACCCCCTGACACACTGTTTGATCTTCTCTGCACCAGACGTTTCGTCATAGTTCAACCCTATGGCTTCTACAAACTGCCCTTCAGGATCCATCAAGTAGAAGAAAACGGAATGGTCCACTAAGTAATCCTGACCAGGTTTAACGTCTGGAGGAGTAGAAAAATACACCCTGTACTGTTTGCACATTTTCTTGATATCGTCATAAGAACCCGTTAGACCCACTATACCTTCGTGAAAATCCTTCAAGTATTCCTTGAGCACTTCTGGGGAGTCCCTCGCAGGGTCACAGGTGACAAATATTGGTTGGGTCTTAATGTTGTCCTTCTTTAAGGTATCAAGCCAAACTCCCAACTTATCCAACTCGTCGGGACATATATCAGGGCAGTGACTGAAACCAAAATAAACCAGTGAGAATTTCCCCAGTAGATTCTGTTCAGTAAACTTGTTTCCATCTTGATCCGTCAAGTCAAAGGGATTCCCACCAATCTGTGGTCTACCAAACCCCCTAGTATCTTCGCTATGCTGTTCGGATTCCagtctcttcttttccctCTCAAAAATGTAGTAAGAGAGCCCCCCAACGATCAAGAACAGAAGCGTGGCTTTACCCGCTGAAAACTCTACCGTTGATTCTTTAAACCCACCCCCTTTTTTCGATTCAGACCCACCAACAGGAGTCCTGCTCAATTGGTTTGTCCTAGCTGAAACGGATAAACCCATTCGAGAGATCAATGGGGTGGGGCATCGGTACACCAACCTGGAACTTTTTTGTACTATGTTACGCGAGAGTATGGACCTAAACATGGTGCTATTCGGGGCTTGTCGACTTAGGAGCATGTCTGTGTGGTCTTGCTGCGCTGTAAGAAATTGGTCCGTTTTCTTATACTGCGAAACTCGTAGCAGTCACGTGTTTCTTGAGCAAGGCGTGATTGAAGTGACAAACCAGGGTCGATTGAGGCCAAGATCAGTCTTTAaataccagcagcaacagtcAAAGTAGCCTCAATTCTAGTGCAACATGTTTGGGAATGTGTCATGAAAGTGTCATCTCCTGTTAtgtatcttttcttctacTACCATTGCTAGAATTTGTCATTAAAGAACGTttttaaaaagaaaaaacacaaGTTTTAGTGACACTAAATCGAATGATTAAACCACCCAGTACTTGCAAACTAAAACtagcagcaacagcatAAAAATGAGTGCTGAGAATTTTGACGAGGAAAATTTAAGTTCAGCCAAAAACGGTGGTTTTTGGAAACTGGGATCCTCCCTAGATGGCGCACGGCGGTTCAGCATttttaaaaagaaaagagcGTTGACAAGGTCCGACAGGAAAGGTCGGAGGGGGCTATGGAATTTGAATCGTTTTACTGCAAAGATTGAAATCAATCCTATTGGGCTTGATTCAAATTTACTGCTTGAAGGCAAAAATCTGAGTGCTTCGACCACCGAGTTGAACTTCACTGAGAAAtcacaaaagaaaaatcaAAGGCCATTAACTTTCTGGCATTTTTACTGCTATTTCGCTACTTTTGCGGTACCGTCGCGGCTGTTGATTTACTTTGGTATGAAGAAAGCAGAGAGAAGAATGGCATGGAGGGAGAAGGTCGCATTGCTGACAATTATATTATATCTTGGTTTATTTGTCTCATTTTTGACGTTTCAGCTAACGAGGACACTGTGCAACGAAAGTAGGGTGTACATGAAACCAGAAAATATTGATGGCCAATATCTGATTGTTGGGGGAAATATTTTTAACTTTCAAGGGACACAAGATACTGAGATATCGATTGATCTACAAAATAATACATTTCTGGGACCTTTTAATGCCTCTGGCAAAGATGCAtccttcctctttcaaaatgttAATGGCCACTGCCTCAATGTAATAACTCCAAGTAAGGATAGCAAGATTCCACACGATTCAGAAGGTAATATGGAACGCTATTTCCCATACGTCATGACCAAAGATGGTGTATTAGAAGAGAATAAATGGAACCACACACACCTGGAGGCCCAAAGGAATGATTATTATTCCCTGAGAAGCGTGGCAACGGTTTTTTTTACCTGGGAGGAGATAAGAAACTCGAAAAGAAACTTAATCGTGTATAACGGTGCCGTCCTCGACCTCGATTTAATAAAATGGCTACAGAATGATCAAATAAGCACACCTTTAATTTTTGATGATATGTTGAGGCTACCCTTAGAAGGTTACGATTTGTCAGTGGTTTTCACCAGCCCGAGAGATAAAAGAATTGCTATGTGTCTAACTGAGATTATACAAGTCGGAGTTATTGATTCCCAAACCATTGGGTGCATCACTTCTACAGTCGTGCTATATTTGTCTTTGATATTCATCCTGGCTGTGGTTTTCACAAAATTTTTCGTCGCGTGCTATTTCCGCTGGATTGTTGCAATGAGGCAAGGTGCCTTTACCATTCATAATAAAGAATGGGTGAAGCACTGTAGAGATGTAGAGCAATGgtcaaaaaatattgacaTAAATGCacctttgaaaaaagtgGATCCCCCTCTTCGACCCATAATACCTTCCAGATTTGGCCTCAGTTTCAATAAACGAATTGACTTGGGCTCAGCTGGTATTGAAAGAACACCAGGGcaactgaaaaaaaagattaGCAGAAGTAACTGGGACAGCAAAAGCGTAAGCTTCAATGAAATGACAACAATGACCCTCCAAAAGGAACATCAGAGGTTACAATATAAGGACAAGGTAAAGTTTGGAAAAATGATAAACCAAAAGAGTGGCACCTCAATGCCAAGTCCTAGTGTGATGTTGGGAAAGACGCTGTCCCCTCAAATTATTCACTCGAGCGCTGTCAAACAGCCGCCTGTGGAATATATGCCCTTTGGTATTCCATTAATACATACAATTTGTTTTGTGACATGCTATTCGGAGGATGAACGTGGTCTTAGAATTACACTTGACTCCCTCGCAACTACAGACTACCCTAGTTCACACAAGTTACTGATGGTAGTGTGCGACGGGTTGATAAAGGGTTCTGAAAATTCTTCATTTACTTCTGACCTTGTAATTGGGATGATGGAAGATTTTGTAATTTTACCTGAGGACGTTTTGCCTTACTCTTATATTTCGGTTGCGTCTGGATGGAAGAGGCATAATATGGCAAAAGTGTATGCCGGCTTTTACAAGTATGATGAGACAACCGTAGGCCGTGAGAATCAACAAAGAGTTCCGATGATCATAATTGTTAAATGTGGTACGGAAACTGAACGGCTTGGATCAAAACCCGGTAACAGAGGTAAAAGGGATTCTCAAGTAATATTAATGTCATTTTTGCAAAAAGTGACATTTGATGAAAGGATGACAGAACTGGAATATCATATATTGAAGAGTATATGGCAGGTTACAGGTCTTATGGCAGAACTTTACGAAGCTGTTTTGATGGTGGATGCCGACACGAAAATATTCCCGGATTCGTTGACACACATGGTTGCTGAACTTGTAAAGGATCCAGAAATTATGGGGTTATGTGGGGAAACGAAGATTGCCAACAAGAAAGAGTCATGGGTCACTGCAATTCAGGTATTTGAATACTACATCTCTCATCATCAGGTTAAGGCTTTTGAATCTGTGTTCAATTCTGTTACTTGTTTGCCTGGATGTTTCTCTATTTATCGAATTAAATCACCAAAGGGGCATACAGGGTACTGGGTTCCTATTTTAGCCAACCCTGATATcattgaaaaatattctgATAACGATATTAGGAGTTTACACAAGAAAAATCTTCTCTTGCTGGGCGAAGATAGATATCTgagttttttgatgttgaaaatgttCCCCAAGAGAAAGCAAATATTTGTCCCGAAGGCGGTTTGTAAAACAAC
The sequence above is a segment of the Huiozyma naganishii CBS 8797 chromosome 11, complete genome genome. Coding sequences within it:
- the KNAG0K01320 gene encoding SCO family protein (similar to Saccharomyces cerevisiae SCO2 (YBR024W) and SCO1 (YBR037C); ancestral locus Anc_3.225); the protein is MLLSRQAPNSTMFRSILSRNIVQKSSRLVYRCPTPLISRMGLSVSARTNQLSRTPVGGSESKKGGGFKESTVEFSAGKATLLFLIVGGLSYYIFEREKKRLESEQHSEDTRGFGRPQIGGNPFDLTDQDGNKFTEQNLLGKFSLVYFGFSHCPDICPDELDKLGVWLDTLKKDNIKTQPIFVTCDPARDSPEVLKEYLKDFHEGIVGLTGSYDDIKKMCKQYRVYFSTPPDVKPGQDYLVDHSVFFYLMDPEGQFVEAIGLNYDETSGAEKIKQCVRGYLPKAEREKLAKKNKSFWW
- the KNAG0K01330 gene encoding uncharacterized protein (similar to Saccharomyces cerevisiae CHS3 (YBR023C); ancestral locus Anc_3.223), with translation MSAENFDEENLSSAKNGGFWKLGSSLDGARRFSIFKKKRALTRSDRKGRRGLWNLNRFTAKIEINPIGLDSNLLLEGKNLSASTTELNFTEKSQKKNQRPLTFWHFYCYFATFAVPSRLLIYFGMKKAERRMAWREKVALLTIILYLGLFVSFLTFQLTRTLCNESRVYMKPENIDGQYLIVGGNIFNFQGTQDTEISIDLQNNTFLGPFNASGKDASFLFQNVNGHCLNVITPSKDSKIPHDSEGNMERYFPYVMTKDGVLEENKWNHTHLEAQRNDYYSLRSVATVFFTWEEIRNSKRNLIVYNGAVLDLDLIKWLQNDQISTPLIFDDMLRLPLEGYDLSVVFTSPRDKRIAMCLTEIIQVGVIDSQTIGCITSTVVLYLSLIFILAVVFTKFFVACYFRWIVAMRQGAFTIHNKEWVKHCRDVEQWSKNIDINAPLKKVDPPLRPIIPSRFGLSFNKRIDLGSAGIERTPGQLKKKISRSNWDSKSVSFNEMTTMTLQKEHQRLQYKDKVKFGKMINQKSGTSMPSPSVMLGKTLSPQIIHSSAVKQPPVEYMPFGIPLIHTICFVTCYSEDERGLRITLDSLATTDYPSSHKLLMVVCDGLIKGSENSSFTSDLVIGMMEDFVILPEDVLPYSYISVASGWKRHNMAKVYAGFYKYDETTVGRENQQRVPMIIIVKCGTETERLGSKPGNRGKRDSQVILMSFLQKVTFDERMTELEYHILKSIWQVTGLMAELYEAVLMVDADTKIFPDSLTHMVAELVKDPEIMGLCGETKIANKKESWVTAIQVFEYYISHHQVKAFESVFNSVTCLPGCFSIYRIKSPKGHTGYWVPILANPDIIEKYSDNDIRSLHKKNLLLLGEDRYLSFLMLKMFPKRKQIFVPKAVCKTTVPSEFKVLLSQRRRWINSTVHNLLELVLVRDLCGTFCFSMRFVIAIELLGTLILPSAICFTIYVILFSIFSSPTPIVTLILLGIILGLPGVLVVITSTKWSYVVWMLVYLLALPMWNFVLPTYAFWKFDDFSWGDTRLIFREENKTPHHESEGTFDFSKLFLKPWTVFEEEEVLACSVP
- the KNAG0K01310 gene encoding uncharacterized protein (similar to Saccharomyces cerevisiae CSG2 (YBR036C); ancestral locus Anc_3.227), translating into MSANILWFTVVSSYIVQTKCFSRILSRQKYSSYNNSDGADNSDGVSTPIQNLSVQMAIVYFASWLLLLPIARIWNITTLKSSALESGAESSSSLNLVRSTDNFFDETTNGSRWTRIRERFRFCSKILLLSILLVIPIISYTVALSLSPAFDVTLIQNTSTFEIVTLLYGVFNIAKRKNVFRNFVIMMVALMGILIVSYTNATCDLLAGKLSINKETGEVNDPFLFDRLKASLLCGLCSLALGPFAVLSQKWLTNQRAETNRKTLFFITITCIVLLLPLLPKDSKFFATMAEDNLGCFLLLGIVGGIVPNVISIIMLNKCSAPEFITTTNLAIIVLMGLSQWICESNETFIVRWEVIGYLMLTVSGLALFFTLRPVKNRN